One Mycolicibacterium sp. TUM20985 genomic window, CGCGGATAGCCCTCGGCGCATCAGCGCCGCGGTTACCTACTAGGGCTGAGTGCCGGAGCGAACGCCCAGCAGGACGTCCTCCCAGCCGGGAACCTCGGGCTTGCGCTTGCGGGTCCGGGGCTTGGGCGCGGCGGGCGGAGCGGCTTCGGGCGCAGTTGTCGTTGCGGCAGGGGCAGGGGCAGGGACCGGCTCGGGTGTCGGGGCAGGCTCGGGCAGCGACAGGTCCAGGGTCGGCACCGGCGCCACCGCCCGCAGCGGGGGGCGATCGAAGTGGGGATCGATGAGTTCGGCAGCCGCGTCATCGAAGGCGGTCGCGGTGCCACCGTGTGCGCCCGGCACGAAGCGGAAGTGCGCGACGTTGTCCGACCGGCCCGCCTTCCACGACAGCTGGACCGTCCATCGACCGTCCTCGTTGCGCCAGGCATCCCAGGACGTCGCGTCCGGATCGAGGCCACGTCCCACCAGCGCCGTCGTCACGGTCTCCAGCAGGGTCAGCACCGCGGGCCCGTCGACGAGCACGGGGTGCGACGCAGTCGCCAGCTCGGCAGCACGCGACCGCTCGAGCAGGACCGGGTGCGCGAACCGCTCGACCCGAGCCACGTCGACACCCGCTGCTCCCGCCACCTGCTCGACGGATGCGCCCGCGCGGATCCTGGCTTGAATCTCCTTGGGCGTCAGCACGTTTGGGACCTCGACATCAACGGGGGTGGGCATGGCGGCAGCACGCTCGCCGCTCAACGCGGCGCGGAGGCGGTCGTCAGGGCGGAGAATGAACTTCTCACTGGACTCAGCCGTCTCGCAGATGATGCGTTGGCCATCGACGTCGAGTCCGACGACTTTCAATTCCCGCATGTGCGACCTCCTAGGGCGGCTCAACGGCTCACCCTACGTCGTTATCGGGCCGTTACCTCCTATGACACGCTGGCGCTAGTCGAGGTGCTCGACGACCCAGTCCACGCACGACGTCAGCGCGCTGACGTCGTCGGGTTCCACGGCGGGGAACATCGCCACCCGGAGCTGGTTGCGGCCCAGCTTGCGGTACGGCTCGGTGTCGACGATGCCATTGGCGCGCAACACCTTGGCCACCGCCGCGGCGTCGACCTCGTCGGTGAAGTCCACGGTGCCCACCACCTGCGACCGGAGCGCCGAATCGGTGACGAAGGGGGTGGTGTAGCCGGTGGCCTCGGCCCACGAGTACAACCGCTGCGAGGAGTCCGCGGTGCGCTTGACCGCCCAGTCCAGGCCGCCGTTGCCGTTCAGCCAGTCCAGCTGCTCGGCCATGAGCACCAACGTGCCGATCGCCGGAGTGTTGTAGGTCTGATTCTTCAGGCTGTTGTCGATGGCGATCGGCAGCGACAGGAAGTCGGGTACCCAGCGACCCGATGCCGCGATCTTCTCGACCCTGGCGAGCGCCGCGGGGCTCATGATCGCCAGCCACAGCCCGCCATCGGACGCGAAGTTCTTCTGGGGCGCGAAGTAATAGGTGTCGGTGTCGGCGATGTCGACGGGCAGGCCACCGGCCGCGGACGTCGCATCGATGACCACCAGGGCATCACCCGCCGGGCGCTGAATGGGCACCGCGACGCCGGTCGAGGTCTCGTTGTGGGCCCAGGCGACGACGTCGACCGACGGGTCTGACTGCGGCTCGGGGGCGCTGCCGGCATCGGCCTTGACGATGATCGGGTCACCGACGAACGGGTTCGCGGCCACCGCGGAGGCGAACTTGGCGCTGAACTCACCGAACGTGAGGTGCAGGGACCGCTCGTCGATCAGGCCGAAGGCGGCGGCGTCCCAGAATGCGGTGGAGCCACCGTTGCCGAGGATGACCTCGTAACCGTCGGGCAGGGAGAAGAGTTGCCGGACGCCATCGCGCACCCGACCGACCAGGTTCTTGACCGGCGCCTGCCGGTGCGACGTGCCGAAGAGGTGACTGGCGTCGACGAGCGCCTGCACTTGCTCGGGGCGCACCTTCGACGGGCCGGAGCCGAAGCGTCCGTCCTTGGGCTTGAGATCGGCGGGAATCAGGAGTTCGGCCATGACTGCTCAGCGTAGTGAGGACCTCTTGGCCGCGACTGGTGGGCCCGTCACGAGACCTGCGTCACATGTGATGCGAATTACCCCCTTCGGCGCACACGTTGCCGAAGAGGCTGTTCAATTCATGGGACCTCCGGTACCGTCAGTGGACATCGGACTGACAAATGTAAACCTCACGGAGGCTTCGAATGGCTGTCAAGATCGCCAAGACGCGCATCATCCGCCGCTGGCGCAAGAACATGGAGGTTCTCGACGACGCCTCTTACGTCGACACGCTCACCACGCTGTCCGAGGGGTCGGTGCGACGCAACTTCAACCCCTACACCGACATCGACTGGGATTCGCCGGAGTTCGCGGTGACCCCGAACGACGAGCGCTGGATCCTGCCGGCTACCGATCCGATCGGTAGGCACTCCTGGTACCGGTCACAGCCCACGGAACGCCAGATCGAGATCGGCATGTGGCGGCAGGCCAACGTCGCCAAGGTCGGCCTGCACTTCGAGTCGATCTTGATCCGGGGCCTCATGGAGTATTCGTTCTGGACGCCCAACGGCTCACCGGAGTATCGCTACTGCCTCCACGAGGCGGTGGAGGAGTGCAACCACACGCTGATGTTCCAAGAGATGGTGAACCGCATCGGCGCCGACGTGCCGGGCATGCCGCGCCTGCTCAAATGGGTGCAGCCCGTCATCCCGCTGGTCGCCGGTCCGCTGCCCATCCCGTTCTGGTTCGGCATACTCGCCGGCGAGGAGCCCATCGACCACACGCAGAAGAACGTGCTGCGAGAGGGTAAGGCCCTGCATCCAATCATGGAACGGGTCATGGCCATCCACGTCGCCGAGGAGGCCCGGCACATCTCGTTCGCCCACGAGTACCTGCGCAAGCGAGTCCCGCACCTGCCGCGCCGCAAACGGTTCTGGCTGTCGCTCTACGTTCCGCTCACGATGCGAACCCTGTGCTCCGCCATCATCGTTCCGCCTCGCGCGTTCTGGAAGGAATTCGACATCCCACGGTCGGTCCGCAAGGACATCTTCTTCTCCTCGCCCGAGTCTCGAAAGATGTTGCGCGACATGTTCGGTGACGTTCGGATGCTCTGCCAGGAGACCGGCTTGATGAATCCGGTGGCGAAGCTGATCTGGCGGCTGTGCCGGATCAACGGCGACCCCAGTCGCTACCGCAGCGAGCCCCAGCGCCAGCACCTGGTGTCGGTCGCGTAGGGGAATCAGGCGACACCCGGCATGCCCCATGTAATTACTCAGTCGTGTTGCAGCGACGGATCCTGTGTCTACGCCTGCCCGGTGAACTGCATCCATCCGTCACCGGATGAGCCGGGCTTCGCCACCGCGGAGATGCTCTACATCGATCCGGTGGCGTGCGTGGATTGCGGCGCGTGTGTCAGCGCGTGCCCCGTCGGCGCCATCGCTCCCGACACCAAACTCGGCGACGAGCAGCAGGTCTTCGTCGAACTCAACGCGGCGTTCTACCCCAAGCGCGAGGGCAAGCTGCCACCGACGTCGAAGCTCGCACCCGTGCTGGAGGCGCCCGCCGTGCACCGGCGCGACGGGGGTCCCCTGACGGTGGCGATCGTCGGATCGGGCCCGGCGGCGATGTACGCCGCCGACGAGCTGCTGACTCAGAAGGGGGTGCGCGTCAACGTCTTCGAGAAGCTGCCGACGCCCTACGGTCTGGTCCGCTCCGGAGTGGCGCCCGATCACCAGTCGACCAAGCGCGTCACCGCGTTGTTCGACCGCATCGCGGGCCGTCCGGGCTTCCAGTACTTCCTCAACGTCGAGGTCGGCAGGCACGTCTCGCACGCCGAGCTGGTCGAACACCATCACGCCGTGCTCTATGCCGTCGGCGCGCCGAACGACCGGCGGCTGGACATCGAGGGAATGGGTCTGCCCGGCAGCGGCACCGCGACCGAGATGGTGGCCTGGATCAACGGGCATCCCGAATTCGCCCATCTGCCGGTTGATTTGAGCTCCGAACGCGTCGTGCTCGTCGGCAATGGCAACGTGGCCCTCGACGTCGCGCGCGTGCTCACCACCGACCCGGACGACCTGGCCCGGACCGACGTGTCCGCCCACGCGCTCGCCACACTTCGCGACTCTCGGGTGCAAGAGGTCGTGGTCGCCGCGCGGCGCGGGCCCGCGGCGTCGGCGTTCACGCTGCCCGAGCTGATCGGGTTGACCGCCACTCATGACGTCGTGCTCTCGGCCGAGGATCACGATCTGGTGCGCCGGGAGCTGGCGACGGAGTCAGACCCGTTGACCCGCAACAAGCTCGAGGTACTCGCCAAGCTCGGCGACGCCGGGCGGGCGCCGGTCGGTCGACCCCGCATCCGGCTGGCGTACCGGCTGACCCCGCTGCGGCTACTCGGCGACACGCGCGTCGAGGGCATCGCCTTCACCCAAACCGGGACCGACGAGGTCCAGCGCGTCGAGGCGGGCCTGGTTCTGACGTCGATCGGCTACCGCGGCAAGCCGATTCGCGATCTCCCGTTCGACGACGTGAAGGCCGTGGTCCCCAACGACGGCGGACGCGTCACCGGGGCGCACGCCACATACGTCGCCGGTTGGATCAAGCGAGGCCCGACGGGGTTCATCGGCACCAACAAGTCGTGCGCGGCGCAGACGGTCGGCAACCTCGTCGCCGACTACAACGACGGTGGGCTCGTCGACCCCGTCGCCGGACCGTCCCGGCTGAGGGCGCTGATTCGGGCTCGTCAGCCCGACGTCGTCGATGCGGCCGGGTGGACCGCGATCGACCGCGCGGAGATCGACAGGGGCGGGGCCGAACGTCCGCGGGACAAGTTCACCGACGTGGGCGACATGCTCGCCGCCGCGGCGACGGCACCGGCGCCGACAGTCGGTCGGCGACTGCTCGCAGGGCTGCGTCGCTAGGGGCCACCTCCGACCCAGACCGCGCGCAGAAGAAGGCCATCGAGCTCGCGTCCGATGACGCTGTGCACGGGGAAGCGGCGCGCGATCGTCACGTTCTCCTCCGTCAGCTCCTCGGCCCAGTCGGCGGGCCAGCCCCCGTCGGCCAGGCTGGTCCGGAACGCCAGGACGACGTCCTCACGGGTCAGGTCCGACTCGACGACCGTGGCCGTCGTGGTGGCCCGGTGGGATGCCGCTCCGGCGAACCCACGTCCGCATCCGCATGGCCCGCGCGGATCGTTGCGGTCCCAATCGCACGGCTCCTGGATCCACACCAACTCGCCTGCCACGCAGTAGTTGTAGTCGTCAGGTTCGGTCCCCTGGGTAAGTGCGGTCGCGACGAGGATCTTCATGAAGGCGCGCCCTCGCTGGTAGCTGATTCGAACATTTGTACGATGATGCCACCGACGACCGACAGCCTGCCGAGCGCGTTGACTCAGCCGAAATGCGCGCGAGATGCCGCGAAAGCTGGGGTCGTTGCCTCACCGGAAATGCGCGCGTACGGCGCGCCTGCGTGATCTGTCAGCAATGACCTCGGTAGGCCGGAGCGATGGGGTTGACGATGACCGAGCGCAAGGCAGTGACCGAAACGACTGCCATCCGTTATTCACTGGCAGACAAACGAGCCAAGGGCGTGATTCTGGATGAGTTGTGCGCCACCACGGGATGGCACCGCAACCACGCCCGTAAGGCGCTCACGACGGCATTACGGCCCAAACTGGTCACACCGAGACGTCCGCGGCCACCGACCTACGGACCGGAGGTCGTTGCCGCGTTGACGGTGTGCTGGACGGTGTTGGGGATGCCGGCCGGTAAGCGCCTGGCGCCGATGCTGGGCGAACTGCTTGCGGTGTTGCGCCATTTTGGGGAGTTGGTCCTCGATGAGGACATCGCGACGCTGTTGGTGTCGATGTCGGCGGCCACCATCGACCGGCGGCTGGCTCCCGAACGGCGCAAACACCAGCTCAAGGGGCGCGCCACCACCAAGCCGGGATCGCTGCTGAAGAGTCAGATTCCGGTGCGGACCTGGGCCGACTGGGACGACGGGCGACCGGGGTTCGTCGAGATCGACCTGGTCTGCCACGACGGGGGAAGCCTCACCGGCCCGCATGCGTTCACCTTGACCGTCACCGACATCGCCACCGGCTGGACCGAGAACCGCTCTGTGCCCAGCAAATCAGCCAAATGCGTGCTGGCCGCTGTGAACGACATCGCCGCCAAGATGCCGTTCCCGATCCTGGGCGTGGATTCGGACAACGGATCGGAATTCATCAACGTCCACTTGTTGGCCTGGTGTGAACAACGTCAGATCACCTTCACCCGGGCGCGGCCAGGAAACAAGAACGACGGCTGCCACGTCGAGCAGAAGAACTGGGCCGTGGTTAGGCAGGTAGTTGGCTATCACCGCTACGACACGGCATCAGAGTTGTTGTTGCTCAACGAGATCTGGCAGCTGCAGTCCAAGCTGACCAACTACTTCTACCCGCAGCAGAAACTCGTGTCCAAGGTCCGTACCGGAGCCAAGGTGTCCAAGAAGCACGACATCGCCACCACCCCATTCCACCGCGCGATCGATCACCCGAACACACCCGTGCAGCGCATCGTGGCGCTGACTCGGACCTACTCCATGGTCAATCCTGCCGCCGTCCAACGCCAGATCCACTCCCTGACCGCACAACTTCTCGCCATGACAACCAGCAAAGCCGACGCCAGCATCAACAAGCGCGCACGCTCAAATGAGGCAACGAAGAGTCCCACGCGCGCATCTTGACGTGAGGCAACACGCGAGGTCGACTTTCCCAAAATCGGCACGTCTGTCTCAAGGCCCGCGTAAGCAAGTTGCATGAGAGCTTCGGCGTACGTGGGACGAATCGGGGAGTTGGCGGTCGCGCTGGGAGTCGGCGCGGCACTCTTCGCCGGGACGGGAACCGCGTGGGCGGACCCTGCGTCGTCGGATTCGTCGGATTCGTCGGATTCTGCGCCGGCGCCGGCGCCAGCGCCGCCGCCGGCGCCGGTGGACCCGGGTGCCGAGAGCGGGCCGACGGTCGGATCCTCCGACGGCACCCCGGCCCCAGCCACGTCGGACGCCCCGAAGTCGACGGTGAGCGCGTCCACCGTGACGATCTCCAAGGATGACGATCCCGCCAAGACGTCATCACATGATGACGATCCAACCGAGGCGTCATCACGTGATGACGAGGCCGCCGGGACGTCGTCCTCTGAGGAAGCACAGGACGACCCACCCCCGACGCAGGCGAACAAATCGCCAACCGTCGCCCCTGAAACTTCCTCGACACCCGTCACTACGGTCGACGCCACCGAGGTGAGGATGCGTGTGAATTCGGCTGCGGCACAGCCGGAAGCGGTCACCACGACACAGCGCGTCTCCAGTACGCTTGCCGTCCAGCAGACCTCGCCCCCGCCCGCCGTCCCGACGCTGCGCCCATGGCCCACCGCCTTCGACCCGCTCACCGTGGTGACCTACGTGACCGGTCTGGTGACCAGCCTCGTCAATGCCGTCCTGAGCCCCTTCGCCGCGGGCGCGCCGGCGCTGCCCTCGGATCCGACGCCGTGGGCCCTTCTGGCGTGGGTGCGGCGCGAGTTGTTCAACGAGTCGCCGACGATCGCCAGCGATCTGCCGCAGACGCAGAGCTTGACCCTCGACGGTGACGTCGTCGTCAAGGGCAACGTCGGAGCCGCGGACGCCGACGGCGGCCCGGTGTCCTACACCGTCATCGGTCGGCCCCTCAACGGTGGGACCGTCACCGTCGATGCGAACGGCGACTTCACCTATCGGCCCATGAACGCCATGGCGGCGGTCGGCGGAACTGACTCCTTCACCGTCATGGTCGACGACGAGGCCGCCGGCTTCCACCTACACGGACCCCTGGGGCTGTTGCAGTTCGTGCCGATCCTCGGAAGCTTGCTCAATCCGAGTGCCGGGCACCGGGTGGCGAAGACCATCACGGTGACCGTGACGCCGGTCGGTGGCGTCGACCTGTCCTTCCCCAAGGGGTTCCGGTGGGGTGTCGCGCATGCCGGATTCCAGGCCGAGGGTGGGCCGGGTTCGCCCGTCGACCCCAACTCCGACTGGTACCGCTGGGTGCACGACCCGATCAACCAGTTCCTCGGCTTCACCAACGGTGTGCCAGAGAACGGGCCGGGCACCTACGTCTCCTACGACACGGACGCGGAGTTGGCCCGCCAGGACCTTGGCATGAACACCTTCCGGATGGGCATCGAGTGGAGCCGGATCTTCCCGAATTCGACTGCGGGAATCAATATCTCGGATGAGGGCGGCACCGTGAGCCAGGCCGACCTGCAGGCCATGGATCAGTTGGCCAACCAGGCCGAGGTGGCCCACTACCGGGCGGTGTTCGCCTCTCTTCGGGCGCACGGCCTCGAGCCGTTGGTGACGGTCAACCACTTCACCCTGCCGACCTGGGTCAATGATCCGATCACCGCCCGGCCCCTGATTCAGCTCGGCCTGCCCGCGCCGACCGCTGGTTGGTTGTCACCGGGCACACCCGTCGAGTTCGAGAAGTTCGCGGCGTACGTCGCCTGGAAGTACGGCGACCAGGTGGACGACTGGGCCACCCTCAACGAACCGTTCTCACCGATCCTCACCCAGTTCTTCGCCATCCCAGGGCTCGTCCCCGCGTGGCCGCCCGGCGTCATCCGGCCCGACCTCGCGTCGACCTTCCTGGTCAACGAAGCCAAGGGGCACGTGGCCGCCTACGATGCAATTCACCAGTGGGACAACAAGGTTGCGACAGTGGGTAAGGCCGCCGCATCCGTCGGCTTCACCAACAACATGATTCCCGCCCGGCCGGCCGATCCGGTGAACCCCCTCGACGTGCAGGCCGCCGACGCGTGGAACTCCTTCTACAACGGATGGTTCCCCAACGCGGTGATCGACGGCTGGGTGGATGCCAACTTCGACGGCGTCAAGACAGCCAACGAGGTGCATGCCGACTTCACGGGCAAGGCCGACTGGATCGGCGTGCAGTACTACGGCTCGCAGCCGATGCAGGGCTTCGGCGTCGCGCCGATCCCCGGCTTCCCGTTCCTGCGTGGCCTTCCGGTCCGGTGCGACCCCTCGCCGACGTGCAGCGACTACAACCAGCCCACCGACCCGGGCGGCTTCCGCGAGGTGCTCGATTTCGCGGCGTCCTACGGAAAACCGTTGTGGGTCACCGAGAACGGGATCGCCGACGCCGGTGACTCGAAGCGTCCTCCGTACCTCGTCAACCACATCGCCGTCGTCCAGGACATGGTCGCCCACGACACGAACATCCTGGGTTACACGTACTGGTCCTTCGTCGACAACCTCGAGTGGGCCGAGGGCTACGACCTGCACTTTGGGTTGTACGGCTCGGATCCGACCACCCCAGAACTCGAGCGCACGCCGAAGCCGACGAGCATCTCCGCCATCAGCCAGATCACCAAGGCCAACGCGCTGCCGACGGCGCTGCTGGCGACCTACGTGCCCTGACTCATGGCTGCGGCGATCTCCTCGCTGCTGACCTCGCGCATCGGTTGCCCCATCGACCACATGTGACCGAAGGGATCGTGGAGGACGCCGTAGCGGTCGCCCCAGAACTGATCCGCCAGGGGGGCGACGACGGTCGCGCCGGCATCGACTGCCCGTTGGAACTGGCTCTCGACGTCGGTCACCGTGAGATGAATCGTCACGGGCGTGCCGCCGAGCGACTTCGGTGTCATCGACTTTCCGCCGGTCATCTCGGGGAAGTCGTCGTTCAGCATCACCACCGAGCCGTTGATGCGCACGGCCGCATTGACCAGCCTCCCGTCGGGCCCCGGCACCCGGCCGAGTTCCTCCGCCCCGAAGGCGGCGACGTAGAAGTCGATGGCCGCGGCGGCGTCATCGACGATCAGATAGGGGGAGACGGCCGGTTGCACTTCGATCGCCATGGTGGGGCTCCTCTCGAGGGTGGACGTTCACCGATGTCGACCGTGCCACCCGCCGAAACTCATCGGTGGCTATACGACGGAGAATCCGGTGGGCAGTGGGGCCCTGCCGGTGAGGGCCGTCAACACCATCTCTCCGCGGCCGAGGGCGATGCCGATGCGGGCGGCCAGCGCAGTCGCGTCGGCGAGCACGTCCGGCGGCAGCGCAAACCCGACGTTCGCGGCCTTGGCGATGTCGAGGCTGTGGACCGCCAGTTCGAACACCCGCGTCGGCAAATAGTTGCTCAATCTGACACCCAGGCCACCGATCACCTCGATGAGCGGATCACCAACGCTTGCAACGTCTTCGAGTACGCGCTCGAGCAGTACGTCGATCTTCGCCGCGGGGTCCTCGCCGAGTTCGCGGCCCGCCTTACGAGCCCGCTCGTCGATCGCCGCCGCGCCCGCTGCCGCAGCGTAGTCGGCGATCTTCACGTAGTAGTCGGCGGCGTCGTGGACGTCCTCGTGGTCGGCGGTGTTCTGCAGATACGTGCTCACGGTGATCAGCGAGCGCGACGTGTGCCCGACGAGAGCGCGCAGATCCCATTCTCCCAGTCCCGGCCCCGCCCAAGCGGACTCGGGGATGGTGTGGACGAGTGCGGCGAACGCCCTGGCGGCGGAGTCGAACGTCACGCCGTGATCTGATCCCAGCCCTCGACTGATTCCGGGCTGCGGGGGGCGGGGCCGACGTAGATGGCGGCGGGACGCACCAGCTTGCCGAGCCGCTTCTGTTCCAGGATGTGCGCGCACCAACCCGCGGTGCGGCCACACGTGAACATGGCAGGCATCATCTTCGGCGGCACGCCGGCGAAGTCGAGCATGACGGCGGCCCAGAACTCGACGTTGGTTTCAATGGCACGGTCGGGGCGTCGCTCGCGCAGTTCGGTGAGCGCAGCCTGCTCGAGTGCGGCCGCCACCTCGAAGCGCGGGGCCGCCAGCCGCTCGGCGGTGGCCCGCAGCACGCGGGCCCGGGGATCCTCGGCGCGGTAGACGCGGTGGCCGAAGCCCATCAGCTTCTCCTTGCGGTCCAGGATTCCCTTGACCACTGCCTGGGCGTCACCGGAGCGCTCCAGCTCCTCGATCATCGGCAGCACCCGGGCCGGCGCCCCACCGTGCAGGGGACCGCTCATCGCGCCGACGGCACCGGACAGCGACGCGGCGACGTCAGCACCCGTCGAGGCGATCACCCGAGCGGTGAACGTGGAGGCGTTCATCCCGTGCTCGGCCGCCGTGACCCAGTACGCATCGATGGCTTCAACGTGTTTGGGGTCGGGATCGCCCTTCCAGCGCGTCATGAATCGCTCTGTGACCGAGTCGCATTCGTCGATGGTTCGCTGGGGAACGGCGGGCTGATGGATTCCGCGCGCCGACTGTGCGACATAGGACAGGGCCATCACCGAGGCGCGGGCCAACTGGTCGCGGGCGGTGTCGTCGTCGATGTCGAGGAGCGGTTGATACCCCCAGATCGGGGCGAGCATCGCCAACCCCGCCTGCACGTCGACCCGGACGTCGCCGGTGTGGATGGGCAATGGGAACGGCTCCGCAGGCGTCAGGCCATTGCCGAATCGGCCGTCCACCAACAGCGACCACACGTCGCCAAAGGTGACGTGCTGGGTGACGAGGTCTTCGATATCGACGCCGCGGTAGCGCAAGGCGCCGCCGTCCTTGTCGGGTTCGGCGATCTCGGTGGTGAAGGCGACGACGCCTTCGAGGCCCTCTACGAAGCCGTCTGGTAAACCGCTTGGAACCGTTGACGTGCTAGTCATGGGCAGATTCTCGCACCCGGTCCGAAGCTGATTCCTGCCGGTGGGCGTAGCGTCGCATTCGTGGTTTCCCAGGGGAGGAGCGCAGTGACCGGCGACGACGGTGAGCACTTGGCGCGCATGCGCGTCGAGTATGGATCGCCCGAGAAGGATGGCAGCCCAGATCTCGATGCCGACTGGCTCGAAGACGGGTGGATCGTGTTGCTGCGCAAGTGGTTGGGCGAGGCCGAACGTGCCGGGATCGTGGAGCCGAACGCCATTGTGCTGGGCACCGTCGACGGCGAGGGAAGGCCTTCCACCCGGACGGTGTTGTGCAAGGGCGTGGACGACACCGGCATCGCCTTCTACACGAACTACGACTCCGCCAAGGGGCAACACCTTCTCGCGACGCCCTACGCGTCGGCCACCTTCACGTGGTACGCCCTCGGGCGTCAGGTGCACGTCCGCGGCGCGGTGACCAAGGTCGCGCCCGAGGTGACGGCGAACTACTGGTCCAAGCGGCCGCGCGGCTCACAGCTGGGGGCGTGGGCGTCCCTTCAATCCCAGCCCATCGCCTCCCGGGAAGCGCTCGAGCAGCAGCTCGCCGACGTCACCGAACGGTTCGCCGGAGTCGAGTCCGTGCCCGTACCGGCGAACTGGGGCGGCTACCGCATTGCACCCGATGAGATCGAGTTCTGGCAGGGCCGGGAAAACCGGGTGCACAACCGGATTCGCGTCACCCGCGACGCCGGAGCGGTTGCGGTCTCGCGGCTGCAACCCTAGGAGTGGCGGGGTTCCTCGCCGACACCACACCACTGCGGACGCCGGACTTCCGCAGGCTGTGGCTGGCCGGCATCGTCACCGTCATCGGCGCCAATCTCACCATCTTCGCCGTTCCCGTTCAGCTCTACGCACTCACTCAGAATTCGGCCTACGTCGGGCTATCGGGCATCTTCGCCGTGGTTCCCCTGGTGGTCTTCGGGCTGTGGGGTGGCGCGTGGGCCGACGCGATGGACCGCAGGCTGCTGCTGGTCATCGCGTCGATCGGGCTGGCGGTGTCGTCGGTGCTGCTGTGGGTGCAGGCGGCGCTGGGCCTGAACAACGTGTGGGTGGTGCTGTGTCTGCTGTCGGTGCAGCAGGCCTTCTTCGCGATCAACAGCCCGACCCGTTCGGCGGCGATTCCCCGGATGGTGCCGCTGGAGCAACTGCCCGCGGCGAACTCGCTGAACATGACCGTCATGCAGTTCGGGGCGATCGTGGGACCGCTGCTCGCCGGGGTGCTCCTGCACTTCGTCGACCTGTCGACGCTGTACCTCATCGACGCGCTTACGTGCATCGCCCCGATCTTCGCGACATTCGCGCTAGCGAAGATGCCGCCGACCGGAACGGCACGGGGATCTGCCCGGTGGGGGTTCGCTGCAGTCCTCGACGGGTTCCGGTATCTGGCCGGCAACCGCGTGGTGCTGATGTCCTTCGTCGTCGACCTGATCGCGATGATCTTCGGCATGCCGCGGGCCCTCTTCCCGCAGATGGCCCACGAGAGTTTCGGAGGGCCGGTCGAGGGCGGTAGCGCGATGGCCTACCTGTCGGCGGCCATTGCGGTGGGCGCCGTCGCGGGCGGAGTCTTCTCGGGCTGGCTACCGCGGGTGCACCGCCAAGGTCTCGCGGTAGTGCTGGCAATCGTGGTGTGGGGGTTGGCCATGGTGGGTTTCGGTCTCGCCGCCGGATCCGCCGATGGTCGCGCCGGAGCGTTGTTGTGGATCGCATTGGCGTTCCTGGCCGTCGGCGGTGCGGCCGACATGGTGTCGTCGGCGTTCCGTTCGACGATTCTGCAACAGGCGGCGTCCGACGACCTGCGGGGCCGACTGCAGGGCGTCTTCACGGTCGT contains:
- the sepH gene encoding septation protein SepH; the encoded protein is MRELKVVGLDVDGQRIICETAESSEKFILRPDDRLRAALSGERAAAMPTPVDVEVPNVLTPKEIQARIRAGASVEQVAGAAGVDVARVERFAHPVLLERSRAAELATASHPVLVDGPAVLTLLETVTTALVGRGLDPDATSWDAWRNEDGRWTVQLSWKAGRSDNVAHFRFVPGAHGGTATAFDDAAAELIDPHFDRPPLRAVAPVPTLDLSLPEPAPTPEPVPAPAPAATTTAPEAAPPAAPKPRTRKRKPEVPGWEDVLLGVRSGTQP
- the serC gene encoding phosphoserine transaminase, with amino-acid sequence MAELLIPADLKPKDGRFGSGPSKVRPEQVQALVDASHLFGTSHRQAPVKNLVGRVRDGVRQLFSLPDGYEVILGNGGSTAFWDAAAFGLIDERSLHLTFGEFSAKFASAVAANPFVGDPIIVKADAGSAPEPQSDPSVDVVAWAHNETSTGVAVPIQRPAGDALVVIDATSAAGGLPVDIADTDTYYFAPQKNFASDGGLWLAIMSPAALARVEKIAASGRWVPDFLSLPIAIDNSLKNQTYNTPAIGTLVLMAEQLDWLNGNGGLDWAVKRTADSSQRLYSWAEATGYTTPFVTDSALRSQVVGTVDFTDEVDAAAVAKVLRANGIVDTEPYRKLGRNQLRVAMFPAVEPDDVSALTSCVDWVVEHLD
- a CDS encoding AurF N-oxygenase family protein, which produces MAVKIAKTRIIRRWRKNMEVLDDASYVDTLTTLSEGSVRRNFNPYTDIDWDSPEFAVTPNDERWILPATDPIGRHSWYRSQPTERQIEIGMWRQANVAKVGLHFESILIRGLMEYSFWTPNGSPEYRYCLHEAVEECNHTLMFQEMVNRIGADVPGMPRLLKWVQPVIPLVAGPLPIPFWFGILAGEEPIDHTQKNVLREGKALHPIMERVMAIHVAEEARHISFAHEYLRKRVPHLPRRKRFWLSLYVPLTMRTLCSAIIVPPRAFWKEFDIPRSVRKDIFFSSPESRKMLRDMFGDVRMLCQETGLMNPVAKLIWRLCRINGDPSRYRSEPQRQHLVSVA
- a CDS encoding FAD-dependent oxidoreductase produces the protein MPHVITQSCCSDGSCVYACPVNCIHPSPDEPGFATAEMLYIDPVACVDCGACVSACPVGAIAPDTKLGDEQQVFVELNAAFYPKREGKLPPTSKLAPVLEAPAVHRRDGGPLTVAIVGSGPAAMYAADELLTQKGVRVNVFEKLPTPYGLVRSGVAPDHQSTKRVTALFDRIAGRPGFQYFLNVEVGRHVSHAELVEHHHAVLYAVGAPNDRRLDIEGMGLPGSGTATEMVAWINGHPEFAHLPVDLSSERVVLVGNGNVALDVARVLTTDPDDLARTDVSAHALATLRDSRVQEVVVAARRGPAASAFTLPELIGLTATHDVVLSAEDHDLVRRELATESDPLTRNKLEVLAKLGDAGRAPVGRPRIRLAYRLTPLRLLGDTRVEGIAFTQTGTDEVQRVEAGLVLTSIGYRGKPIRDLPFDDVKAVVPNDGGRVTGAHATYVAGWIKRGPTGFIGTNKSCAAQTVGNLVADYNDGGLVDPVAGPSRLRALIRARQPDVVDAAGWTAIDRAEIDRGGAERPRDKFTDVGDMLAAAATAPAPTVGRRLLAGLRR
- a CDS encoding DUF7715 family protein translates to MKILVATALTQGTEPDDYNYCVAGELVWIQEPCDWDRNDPRGPCGCGRGFAGAASHRATTTATVVESDLTREDVVLAFRTSLADGGWPADWAEELTEENVTIARRFPVHSVIGRELDGLLLRAVWVGGGP
- a CDS encoding DDE-type integrase/transposase/recombinase, with translation MGLTMTERKAVTETTAIRYSLADKRAKGVILDELCATTGWHRNHARKALTTALRPKLVTPRRPRPPTYGPEVVAALTVCWTVLGMPAGKRLAPMLGELLAVLRHFGELVLDEDIATLLVSMSAATIDRRLAPERRKHQLKGRATTKPGSLLKSQIPVRTWADWDDGRPGFVEIDLVCHDGGSLTGPHAFTLTVTDIATGWTENRSVPSKSAKCVLAAVNDIAAKMPFPILGVDSDNGSEFINVHLLAWCEQRQITFTRARPGNKNDGCHVEQKNWAVVRQVVGYHRYDTASELLLLNEIWQLQSKLTNYFYPQQKLVSKVRTGAKVSKKHDIATTPFHRAIDHPNTPVQRIVALTRTYSMVNPAAVQRQIHSLTAQLLAMTTSKADASINKRARSNEATKSPTRAS